The proteins below come from a single Falco rusticolus isolate bFalRus1 chromosome 8, bFalRus1.pri, whole genome shotgun sequence genomic window:
- the LOC119152394 gene encoding LOW QUALITY PROTEIN: gamma-crystallin B-like (The sequence of the model RefSeq protein was modified relative to this genomic sequence to represent the inferred CDS: substituted 1 base at 1 genomic stop codon): protein MAKAKQSQLSLSSVTEVTFVLLQITFFDNRVFEGCSCEAITDQPDLRAYLNCCNSLKVETGCWMVYEYPNDIGYQYLLRKGEYPDSQHWTGFSDSIRSCCIITAVDFHYRDIQSCNTLEESWVFYEQLHFXGPQYLLRPGEYR, encoded by the exons GCAAAACAAAGCCAGCTTTCACTTTCCAGTGTGACTGAGgttacttttgttttattgcagaTCACTTTCTTTGACAACAGAGTCTTCGAGGGCTGCTCCTGTGAAGCCATCACAGACCAGCCAGACCTGCGTGCCTATCTCAACTGCTGCAACTCTCTCAAGGTGGAAACTGGCTGCTGGATGGTCTATGAATATCCCAACGATATAGGCTATCAGTACCTCCTGAGGAAGGGAGAATATCCTGACTCCCAGCACTGGACTGGCTTCAGTGACTCCATTAGGTCTTGTTGTATCATCACAGCT GTTGACTTTCACTACAGGGACATCCAGTCTTGTAACACACTTGAAGAAAGCTGGGTTTTCTATGAACAGCTGCACTTCTGAGGACCACAGTACCTCCTGAGGCCTGGTGAGTACCGATGA